A section of the Subtercola frigoramans genome encodes:
- a CDS encoding carbohydrate binding domain-containing protein, with product MRSRTGFVRLAGGLVIAALLASVLAVVSPLASTPAEALSGSSFDPGNIISDSVFFDSSTMTEGQVQTFLSSHGANCSGTAALPCLKDFSQSTVSRASSAYCSAYTGQSSETAAQIVVRVGVACGINPQVLLVMLQKEQGLVDAYSTTAYMYRSALGYGCPDTAACDSTYYGFFNQVYSAASQFQRYSKNSSSWSYQPGRNNNILYNPNTACGSSPVFIQNQATANLYIYTPYQPNAAALANLSGSGDGCSAYGNRNFWVYFNNWFGDPTGGGLRNGSFETNTSDWVPTNGFINRAGYNNPSIAKAGSWFFAANTPVAGRSIAQNVQRTVAIGDQVTATIWLRSASAAPFSGGVALWGLGGVTEGAVTPYTVTDTWQQITVSLPVRQTAHSVVRLEIYMDSTDGTVFLDNAALVFGQGAPVKNLLSSPGFEGYFGGWVPGNGFVNQAIYQDPGLAHSGSWFAATNTAVAGRSLAQQVATRTSVGDRYSFSIWVRAADPGSPVTGRLALWGLGGASPFSGGTDFVAGPNWSRVTVTTDISQTGVTTMKPEIYMSSTGRTLFVDDGLLSKNLLTAGSFENNSFQNWGPGKGTINQVVYLGTSAGVVPQNGQYFAATNTAVPGNSLAQTIPRVTYTGDRYTAEVWLRASDQGKTFSGTLALWGLGGVAEVGAVDFTVGTEWTRVTVDLPITQEGHTSLKFEVYEKSTDNTLFVDGAQVY from the coding sequence GTGAGATCGAGAACGGGTTTCGTGCGTCTGGCAGGCGGGCTTGTCATCGCCGCCCTGCTCGCGTCGGTGCTGGCGGTGGTCAGCCCACTCGCCTCCACGCCGGCAGAGGCACTGAGCGGTTCGTCGTTCGACCCGGGCAACATCATCAGCGACTCGGTCTTCTTCGACTCCAGCACCATGACCGAGGGCCAGGTGCAGACCTTCCTGAGTTCCCACGGTGCGAACTGCTCAGGCACGGCGGCGCTGCCCTGCCTCAAGGACTTCTCGCAGAGCACGGTGAGCCGGGCATCCAGCGCCTATTGCTCTGCCTATACCGGTCAGTCCTCAGAAACAGCTGCGCAGATCGTGGTGCGCGTCGGAGTGGCCTGCGGCATCAACCCGCAGGTGCTGCTGGTCATGTTGCAGAAGGAGCAGGGCCTGGTCGACGCCTACTCCACAACGGCGTACATGTACCGTTCGGCCCTCGGTTACGGCTGCCCCGATACGGCTGCCTGCGATTCGACGTACTACGGGTTCTTCAACCAGGTGTATTCGGCAGCGAGCCAGTTCCAGCGATACTCGAAGAACAGCTCGTCGTGGAGCTATCAGCCGGGGCGAAACAACAACATCCTCTACAACCCGAATACGGCGTGCGGCTCATCCCCGGTGTTCATTCAGAACCAGGCAACCGCGAACCTCTACATCTATACGCCGTACCAGCCGAATGCTGCAGCCCTGGCGAACCTCTCCGGTTCGGGTGACGGATGCTCGGCCTACGGCAATCGCAACTTCTGGGTGTACTTCAACAACTGGTTCGGTGACCCGACAGGCGGGGGCCTGCGCAACGGTTCTTTCGAGACGAACACCTCCGACTGGGTTCCGACCAACGGTTTCATCAACCGTGCGGGGTACAACAACCCGTCGATCGCGAAGGCGGGGTCGTGGTTCTTCGCCGCGAACACCCCCGTGGCAGGTCGATCGATTGCGCAGAATGTGCAGAGAACGGTGGCCATCGGTGACCAGGTCACGGCGACGATCTGGCTGAGGTCTGCGTCAGCTGCTCCGTTCTCCGGTGGCGTTGCGCTCTGGGGTCTGGGCGGTGTGACCGAGGGGGCCGTCACGCCGTATACGGTGACCGACACCTGGCAGCAGATCACCGTCTCCCTCCCGGTCAGGCAGACGGCGCATTCGGTGGTCAGGCTCGAGATCTACATGGATTCCACTGACGGCACGGTGTTTCTCGACAACGCCGCGCTCGTCTTCGGCCAGGGTGCGCCGGTGAAGAACCTTCTGAGCAGCCCTGGATTCGAAGGCTACTTCGGCGGCTGGGTTCCCGGGAACGGGTTCGTGAACCAGGCGATCTACCAGGACCCGGGCCTTGCCCACTCCGGCTCGTGGTTCGCAGCCACCAACACCGCGGTGGCGGGCCGGTCGCTTGCGCAGCAGGTCGCCACGAGGACGAGCGTGGGAGACAGATATTCCTTCTCGATCTGGGTCAGAGCCGCCGACCCCGGCTCGCCGGTCACCGGCAGACTGGCGTTGTGGGGTCTCGGCGGTGCGTCGCCGTTCTCGGGGGGCACCGACTTCGTCGCCGGGCCCAACTGGAGCAGAGTGACGGTTACGACGGACATCTCCCAGACCGGTGTCACCACGATGAAACCCGAGATCTACATGTCGTCCACAGGCAGAACGCTCTTCGTCGATGACGGACTGCTGAGCAAGAACCTCCTGACGGCCGGCTCGTTCGAGAACAATTCCTTCCAGAACTGGGGCCCGGGCAAGGGAACGATAAATCAGGTCGTGTATCTCGGTACCTCTGCCGGGGTGGTACCTCAGAACGGCCAGTACTTTGCTGCGACGAACACGGCGGTCCCGGGTAACTCGCTTGCGCAGACCATTCCCCGCGTCACGTACACCGGAGACCGGTACACGGCCGAGGTCTGGCTGAGGGCGTCCGACCAGGGTAAGACCTTCAGCGGCACACTCGCCCTCTGGGGGCTCGGAGGGGTTGCAGAGGTCGGGGCCGTCGACTTCACAGTTGGCACGGAATGGACTCGAGTCACCGTCGACCTTCCGATCACCCAGGAAGGCCACACCTCGCTCAAGTTCGAGGTCTATGAGAAGTCGACAGACAACACGCTGTTTGTCGACGGGGCACAGGTCTACTGA
- a CDS encoding glycosyltransferase family 4 protein, which yields MTESYDIVFAVNYYAPYVSGLTEVVRIVAEESAKAGRRVLVIAGRHDSSLPRTEMLNGVDVIRTPVVATIGKGLVSPTFITTVIRYGRNAGVVNLHMPMIESGAIALGLGSVPLVCTYQCDIALPAGAFNRLQTAVMDVSNRTAMSRSAVIVPSSLDYAHESRLRRWMPDAKLVAIAPPTHAFPRVEATFRETTGLHVGFLGRLVEEKGLESLVAGFRQLPDADARLLIGGDYLKIAGGSVVERVREQMGDDPRIRLLGFLPDAQLPNFYSSLDVFALPSVNSFEAFGIVQVEAMKAGVPSLASDLPGVRTPVEVTGFGRIVPRNNPGAIAAALRDLQNSPPDRVAGAAASNAMYSLEKTIGEYLGAFDSVSRRRRG from the coding sequence ATGACTGAGTCGTACGACATCGTTTTCGCCGTCAACTACTACGCCCCGTACGTCAGCGGACTGACCGAGGTCGTCCGGATCGTCGCGGAGGAGTCGGCGAAGGCGGGCAGGAGGGTTCTGGTCATTGCCGGGAGACACGATTCCTCGCTTCCGCGAACCGAGATGCTGAACGGGGTCGATGTCATCCGTACCCCTGTCGTGGCGACGATCGGCAAGGGCCTCGTCAGTCCGACGTTCATCACCACGGTCATCCGGTACGGCCGTAACGCCGGTGTCGTCAACCTGCACATGCCCATGATCGAGAGCGGGGCCATCGCTCTCGGCCTCGGCAGCGTTCCCCTGGTGTGCACGTACCAGTGCGATATCGCGTTGCCCGCCGGTGCATTCAACCGGCTGCAGACGGCAGTGATGGACGTCTCGAATCGCACGGCGATGTCGCGAAGCGCGGTGATCGTACCGTCTTCGCTCGACTACGCCCACGAATCGCGGCTGCGTCGATGGATGCCCGATGCCAAACTCGTCGCCATTGCGCCGCCGACGCACGCCTTCCCCCGCGTCGAAGCGACCTTTAGGGAGACCACGGGGCTGCATGTGGGCTTTCTCGGTCGTCTGGTCGAGGAGAAAGGCCTGGAATCGCTGGTAGCGGGTTTCCGGCAGCTCCCCGATGCCGACGCCCGCCTGCTCATCGGCGGGGACTACCTGAAGATCGCCGGCGGCAGTGTTGTCGAGCGTGTACGCGAACAGATGGGCGATGACCCCCGGATTCGCCTTCTCGGGTTCCTGCCCGATGCGCAACTTCCGAACTTCTATTCGTCGCTCGACGTCTTCGCGCTGCCGTCCGTCAACTCGTTCGAGGCGTTCGGTATCGTGCAGGTTGAGGCGATGAAGGCGGGGGTGCCCTCATTGGCGTCAGACCTGCCCGGGGTCAGGACTCCTGTCGAGGTCACCGGATTCGGGCGCATCGTTCCTCGGAACAACCCCGGTGCCATCGCCGCCGCACTTCGTGACCTCCAGAACTCTCCTCCCGACCGGGTCGCCGGCGCGGCGGCCAGCAACGCCATGTATTCGCTGGAGAAGACGATTGGCGAGTATCTCGGTGCATTCGATTCGGTGAGTCGCAGACGACGGGGATGA
- a CDS encoding lipopolysaccharide biosynthesis protein has translation MPRAAALRTLVVGLAAVIAGFGSYVLLIFVSQGTSTADYADFAVFWSLTVTVGLGFFYPVEQETARSIAGVSDGRGGLVRFVFLCAFVIAVATGLVALLLLTPAAGGYLGSGGLVLALVLSFFGYAVQFPVRGMMSGSRRTTSYSAIIALEGALRVVLPAIILAAGIAGSFSFALVVPVAAAVSVLPAVLSRDRSWLAFDRIRTGLYAGRLARLIVAALSIQLILNSGTLIARFVGGESGAALTGQILVCITIARIPVFGYQVLQILYLPRLAREWQLHQLSAARRTVLVAVGVSVAAGVAIVVGMVLLGPWVIGLLFGADRVLSEGGIALVSLGVAVFLIALIMSDGTLAMGRHTVVIRSWVIAAAAAVAPVLVIADPLLRVTSPLIVGSSVALIQLGASMVQAMKSERDVTSRDAVTS, from the coding sequence ATGCCACGCGCTGCGGCACTGCGAACGCTGGTCGTGGGGCTTGCGGCGGTGATCGCGGGGTTCGGCAGTTACGTGCTGCTCATCTTCGTTTCGCAGGGCACCTCGACCGCAGACTATGCGGACTTCGCGGTGTTCTGGTCGTTGACAGTGACCGTGGGCCTCGGCTTCTTCTATCCGGTCGAGCAGGAGACTGCCCGATCGATCGCCGGCGTCTCCGACGGGCGCGGGGGTCTCGTTCGCTTCGTCTTCCTCTGTGCTTTCGTAATCGCCGTGGCTACCGGGCTCGTCGCCCTGCTCCTGCTCACTCCCGCAGCGGGTGGCTACCTCGGCTCTGGCGGGCTCGTCCTCGCGTTGGTGCTCTCGTTCTTCGGGTACGCGGTGCAGTTCCCCGTGAGAGGAATGATGTCGGGCAGTAGGCGAACCACGAGCTATTCGGCCATCATTGCGCTCGAAGGCGCGCTGCGCGTGGTTCTCCCGGCGATCATCCTCGCTGCCGGGATCGCGGGTTCGTTCTCGTTCGCGCTCGTTGTTCCGGTAGCTGCGGCAGTCTCTGTGCTGCCCGCGGTTCTGTCTCGAGACCGATCGTGGCTTGCCTTCGATCGAATCCGTACAGGACTGTACGCCGGCCGGCTTGCGCGCCTGATTGTTGCGGCGCTGTCGATCCAGCTGATTTTGAACAGCGGCACTCTTATCGCCCGATTCGTCGGTGGCGAAAGCGGGGCCGCCCTCACCGGGCAGATTCTCGTGTGCATCACGATCGCGCGGATTCCAGTCTTCGGCTACCAGGTTCTGCAGATCTTGTACCTTCCCCGACTGGCCAGGGAATGGCAGCTCCACCAACTCTCTGCGGCCAGACGCACGGTGCTCGTTGCTGTCGGGGTGTCGGTAGCCGCAGGAGTCGCCATCGTCGTCGGGATGGTTCTTCTCGGACCCTGGGTCATTGGATTGCTGTTCGGGGCGGACCGGGTGCTCTCTGAGGGGGGCATCGCCCTCGTGAGCCTCGGGGTTGCCGTGTTCCTGATTGCCCTGATCATGTCTGATGGCACCCTCGCCATGGGCAGGCATACGGTCGTCATCCGGTCATGGGTGATTGCCGCCGCCGCAGCCGTGGCGCCTGTGCTGGTGATCGCCGACCCGCTTCTGCGTGTTACCAGCCCGCTTATCGTAGGATCGAGCGTTGCTTTGATCCAGCTCGGTGCCAGCATGGTGCAGGCTATGAAATCCGAGCGCGACGTGACCAGCCGAGACGCCGTCACAAGCTGA
- a CDS encoding decaprenyl-phosphate phosphoribosyltransferase, which translates to MKLSPLIRGLRPHQWLKNVLVVAAPLAAGVLFQPGVWLAVIATFVLFCAASSGVYLINDILDVEADREHPKKKNRPIASGALGIRLALIVGIALLVAAPLLAIAVSLNLALVIALYEALQLAYCVWFKHTAVVDLVIVSSGFLIRAIAGAVALSIPVSQWFLLVSFAGSLLMVAGKRYSEKVEFEHSGLSTRKSLENYSSSYLRFVWMLAAGLATISYSLWAFDLGDMATNIWPAVSIVPFSMAILRYAYNVDKGVAGAPEDIVLQDKQLLLFAVLWLVTFTLSVIFRVHN; encoded by the coding sequence GTGAAGCTGTCGCCCCTGATCCGCGGTCTGAGACCGCACCAGTGGCTGAAGAACGTTCTCGTCGTGGCGGCCCCGCTCGCGGCTGGCGTGCTCTTTCAGCCCGGAGTGTGGCTTGCGGTCATAGCCACGTTTGTCCTTTTCTGCGCAGCCTCGTCGGGCGTCTACCTGATCAACGACATCCTCGACGTCGAAGCCGATCGCGAACACCCGAAGAAGAAGAACCGGCCGATCGCATCTGGCGCGCTGGGCATCCGGCTCGCCCTCATCGTCGGTATCGCCCTGCTTGTCGCCGCTCCCCTGCTTGCGATAGCGGTTTCTCTCAACCTCGCTCTCGTGATCGCCCTGTATGAGGCCCTGCAGCTCGCATACTGCGTCTGGTTCAAGCACACCGCGGTTGTCGACCTGGTCATCGTGTCGAGCGGCTTCCTGATCAGGGCCATCGCCGGTGCCGTCGCCCTGTCGATACCCGTGTCCCAGTGGTTCCTGCTCGTCTCGTTCGCCGGCTCGCTGCTGATGGTTGCCGGCAAGCGGTACTCAGAGAAAGTCGAATTCGAGCATTCCGGTCTGTCGACCCGCAAATCGCTCGAGAACTATTCGTCGTCATACCTGAGGTTCGTCTGGATGCTCGCGGCAGGACTCGCCACCATTTCGTATTCTCTCTGGGCGTTCGACCTCGGCGACATGGCCACCAACATCTGGCCTGCGGTCTCGATCGTTCCCTTCAGCATGGCAATATTGCGTTACGCGTACAACGTCGACAAGGGTGTCGCTGGCGCTCCCGAAGACATCGTTCTCCAAGACAAGCAGCTCCTGCTCTTCGCTGTTCTGTGGCTGGTGACGTTCACCCTCTCGGTGATCTTCCGCGTGCACAATTGA
- a CDS encoding NAD-dependent epimerase/dehydratase family protein has translation MHSRVLLAGGAGFVGSHLADHFLEAGSEVVVVDNLITGFKTNIAHLAHEPRFTFIEDDATNSESLPGAFDLVLHFASPASPPRYLAHPIETLHAGSSVTEALLNVAQRDGARFVLASTSEVYGDPSVHPQSETYWGNVSSTGPRSVYDEAKRYAEALSFAYRRSFGVDTGVIRLFNTYGPRMDPDDGRAVPAFVKAALAGNPIPLHGDGSQTRSLCFIDDQVRGIVAMAGSHEPGPVNIGNPHEQSLLEIAEAIIRLSGSTSTVELHPRPVDDPERRQPDITLAQLLLGWSPLVNVEDGLNTTIDWFRNERSK, from the coding sequence ATGCATTCCCGTGTGCTCCTGGCCGGCGGGGCCGGTTTTGTCGGCTCGCATCTCGCCGATCACTTTCTTGAAGCCGGCAGCGAGGTCGTCGTCGTCGACAATCTGATCACCGGCTTCAAGACGAACATCGCCCACCTCGCACATGAACCACGGTTCACCTTCATCGAAGACGATGCCACGAACTCCGAGTCGCTTCCCGGCGCGTTCGACCTTGTACTGCACTTCGCATCGCCTGCATCGCCTCCGCGGTATCTCGCGCACCCCATAGAGACGCTGCACGCCGGTTCGAGCGTCACCGAGGCATTGCTGAACGTCGCCCAGCGCGACGGGGCGCGCTTCGTGCTGGCTTCGACATCTGAGGTATACGGTGACCCGTCGGTTCACCCCCAGAGTGAGACGTACTGGGGAAACGTGAGTTCGACAGGCCCTCGAAGCGTCTACGACGAAGCGAAGCGGTACGCCGAAGCTCTCTCATTTGCATACCGGCGCAGCTTCGGGGTCGACACCGGGGTCATCAGGCTCTTCAATACCTACGGGCCCCGCATGGACCCTGACGATGGCCGTGCTGTTCCCGCCTTTGTCAAAGCTGCCCTCGCAGGCAACCCGATTCCCTTGCACGGCGATGGGAGCCAGACTCGTTCCCTCTGCTTCATCGATGACCAGGTGCGCGGAATCGTGGCCATGGCAGGCAGCCACGAACCAGGGCCCGTCAACATCGGAAACCCGCACGAACAGAGCCTGCTCGAGATCGCTGAGGCGATCATCCGGCTATCGGGGAGTACCTCGACCGTGGAGCTTCACCCGCGCCCCGTCGACGACCCCGAACGCCGCCAGCCCGATATCACCCTTGCCCAGCTGTTGTTGGGCTGGTCACCACTGGTGAATGTCGAAGACGGACTGAACACAACGATCGACTGGTTCAGAAACGAAAGGTCCAAGTGA
- a CDS encoding glycosyltransferase family 2 protein has protein sequence MKLSVLIPVYNEQATLQKVLDKVLAIAWQPELGVEFVIVNDGSTDETAAILDSIADDRVTVFHQPTNQGKGAAIRKAVALATGDYLIICDADEEYRPAEIPGLVQPILDDEATIVYGTRTFGSHTSYSYWYVIGNRGINLFTNIIFNAYVSDVETCYKLMPISLYRSLRITSNGFGMEAEITGKLLARGYRPYEIPISYKARTRAEGKKITAWDGVEALWILLKIRLREGSRRQPPVSK, from the coding sequence GTGAAACTCTCTGTCCTGATACCTGTCTACAACGAGCAGGCGACACTGCAGAAGGTGCTCGACAAAGTGCTGGCGATTGCCTGGCAGCCCGAGCTCGGCGTCGAATTCGTGATTGTGAACGACGGAAGCACCGATGAGACGGCGGCGATCCTCGATTCGATTGCCGACGACCGGGTCACGGTGTTTCACCAACCGACCAACCAGGGCAAGGGTGCTGCCATCCGCAAGGCCGTCGCCCTCGCAACGGGCGACTATCTGATCATCTGCGATGCCGACGAAGAATACCGGCCGGCCGAGATTCCGGGCCTGGTGCAGCCGATTCTCGACGACGAGGCGACGATCGTCTATGGCACCCGTACGTTCGGCAGCCATACCTCGTACTCGTATTGGTACGTGATAGGCAACCGTGGAATCAACCTCTTCACCAACATCATCTTCAACGCCTATGTCTCTGACGTCGAAACCTGTTACAAACTGATGCCGATCTCCTTGTACCGGTCGCTCAGAATCACGTCGAACGGCTTCGGCATGGAGGCCGAGATCACGGGCAAGCTCCTGGCGAGGGGGTACCGTCCGTACGAGATCCCGATCTCCTACAAGGCCCGCACCCGTGCAGAGGGCAAGAAGATCACGGCCTGGGACGGCGTCGAGGCGCTCTGGATCCTGTTGAAGATCCGCCTGCGAGAAGGCTCACGGCGACAGCCCCCCGTATCGAAATAA
- a CDS encoding phosphatase PAP2 family protein has translation MSTLRERESAGLARLQQSRFGEALIPPAKLLSLFGEHAAGWILLGILGAAIDWTHALLWLWSVFAVVVAHGLSIVIKRVIRRPRPSGNGVVVHSTAPSKLSFPSSHASSTMAAAVVYAAFFPWLWPVAVIVVLAMGFSRLLLGMHFPTDILAGFAIGLIVGIPTILLLH, from the coding sequence ATGAGTACATTGCGCGAACGGGAATCCGCAGGTCTTGCCCGCCTGCAGCAGAGCCGGTTCGGCGAGGCACTGATTCCTCCCGCGAAACTCCTGAGCCTGTTCGGCGAGCACGCCGCGGGCTGGATACTGCTGGGCATACTCGGAGCCGCCATCGACTGGACGCATGCACTGCTCTGGCTCTGGAGCGTATTCGCAGTCGTCGTGGCACACGGATTGTCGATCGTCATCAAGCGCGTCATCCGCCGGCCGCGGCCATCAGGCAATGGTGTCGTCGTTCATTCGACGGCTCCGAGCAAGTTGAGCTTCCCGAGTTCGCACGCTTCGTCGACGATGGCGGCAGCAGTGGTCTACGCCGCGTTCTTCCCGTGGCTGTGGCCGGTGGCGGTCATCGTGGTGCTCGCCATGGGCTTCAGCAGACTGCTGCTCGGCATGCACTTCCCGACGGATATCCTCGCCGGATTCGCCATCGGACTGATCGTCGGGATCCCGACCATACTGCTCCTGCACTGA
- a CDS encoding glycosyltransferase family 4 protein, which translates to MATLRVIVDQMVAPVPGGIGRYTEELTAALIQTAPRDCFVEGIVSAQPHEKLAELKTRLPGLAEITKTTLGRRELAAAWQHGLFTGSNDGMVHATSLMAPLSKHDQLHQPGEQIAVTIHDVVPWTHPETLTPHGVAWHKAMAKRARKYADAIVVPTHAVAEELAHYVNFGERVRVIGGAVSSKLVVPVDADARAEALGLPPSYVLAVGTLEPRKGLAALIQALARPDAPELPLVIAGPKGWGDLDVESVATEAGLAAGRVHVLGFVSDEDLALVISRADVFVYPSMAEGFGLPVIEALHFGTPVIHTDVPALMEVADDASIVVAREDAEGLPERLAHAMTQLVTHSELAARLRIAGFDRARGFSWRDSAEKVWQLHADL; encoded by the coding sequence ATGGCAACGCTTCGCGTGATCGTTGACCAGATGGTGGCACCGGTTCCGGGCGGCATCGGGCGATACACAGAAGAGCTCACCGCCGCGCTGATCCAGACGGCACCACGGGACTGTTTCGTCGAAGGGATCGTGTCGGCACAGCCCCATGAGAAACTCGCCGAGCTGAAGACCCGCCTGCCGGGGCTCGCAGAGATCACGAAGACCACGCTCGGGCGGCGCGAACTCGCGGCGGCCTGGCAACACGGCCTCTTCACCGGCTCCAACGACGGCATGGTTCACGCCACCTCGCTCATGGCACCGCTGTCGAAGCACGACCAGCTGCACCAGCCGGGCGAGCAGATCGCCGTGACCATCCATGACGTGGTGCCGTGGACGCACCCCGAGACCCTGACTCCCCACGGCGTGGCCTGGCACAAGGCGATGGCCAAGCGCGCCCGCAAGTACGCCGACGCGATCGTGGTTCCGACCCACGCCGTCGCCGAAGAACTCGCGCACTACGTGAACTTCGGCGAGCGAGTTCGGGTCATCGGCGGGGCCGTGAGTTCGAAACTGGTCGTTCCGGTCGATGCGGATGCCCGGGCAGAGGCCCTCGGCCTGCCCCCGTCATACGTGCTCGCCGTCGGCACCCTTGAACCGCGCAAAGGTCTCGCAGCGCTCATCCAGGCGCTCGCCAGACCCGACGCACCCGAGCTTCCGCTGGTGATCGCGGGGCCGAAGGGCTGGGGCGACCTCGACGTGGAGTCGGTCGCGACCGAGGCCGGACTGGCTGCCGGGCGCGTCCACGTGCTCGGGTTCGTCAGCGACGAAGACCTCGCGCTCGTCATCTCACGGGCTGACGTGTTCGTCTACCCGAGCATGGCCGAAGGGTTCGGCCTGCCCGTCATCGAGGCCCTGCACTTCGGCACCCCGGTCATCCACACCGATGTGCCCGCATTGATGGAGGTCGCCGACGACGCGAGCATCGTCGTCGCGCGAGAAGACGCCGAAGGGCTGCCGGAACGCCTCGCGCACGCGATGACCCAGCTGGTGACGCACTCCGAGCTCGCCGCACGACTGCGGATCGCCGGCTTCGACCGCGCACGCGGATTCAGCTGGCGCGACTCGGCCGAGAAGGTCTGGCAACTGCACGCCGACCTGTAG
- the purE gene encoding 5-(carboxyamino)imidazole ribonucleotide mutase: MSTESPLIGVVMGSDSDFSVMSDAVNVLVDFGVAHEVEVVSAHRTPEKMIRYGRTARERGLKVIIAGAGGAAHLPGMLAAVTTLPVVGVPVPLARLDGLDSLLSIVQMPSGIPVATVSIGGATNAALLAVAMLAISDAALADKLAVYREQLTASVEHKNEALQLKL, encoded by the coding sequence ATGAGTACTGAATCCCCTCTGATCGGTGTCGTCATGGGCAGCGACTCTGATTTCTCAGTGATGAGCGATGCCGTCAACGTTCTCGTCGACTTCGGTGTCGCCCACGAGGTCGAGGTGGTCTCGGCGCACCGCACTCCCGAGAAGATGATCCGGTACGGCAGAACAGCCCGCGAGCGTGGCCTCAAGGTCATCATCGCCGGTGCCGGAGGCGCTGCCCACCTGCCCGGAATGCTGGCAGCCGTCACAACTCTGCCGGTGGTCGGTGTGCCCGTGCCCCTCGCCCGCCTCGACGGACTCGACTCCCTGCTCTCGATCGTGCAGATGCCGTCGGGCATCCCGGTGGCCACGGTGTCGATCGGCGGCGCGACCAATGCCGCGCTCCTCGCCGTCGCGATGCTCGCCATCTCAGACGCTGCCCTCGCCGACAAGCTGGCCGTCTATCGCGAGCAGCTCACCGCCTCGGTCGAGCACAAGAACGAGGCGCTGCAGCTCAAGCTGTAG
- a CDS encoding 5-(carboxyamino)imidazole ribonucleotide synthase: protein MSLRVGVIGGGQLARMMVPAAVNLGIDLRVLAEAEGSPAQLAATAVGDYRDLATVLEFAKTVDVITFDHEHVPEEILRELVSAGHSVHPGPDALRFAQDKLAMRRRLSELGVPVPDWAEVRSEDELAAFLEDHDGHAVLKTARGGYDGKGVRLIRDVGESTDWFRILDEDGRGGSLLVEELVDFRRELAQLVARRPSGETRLWPVVETVQRHGVCSEVFAPAPGTTSRLVDLAASIAVTIAESLDVTGVLAVELFETTDDRLLVNELAMRPHNSGHWSIEGSVTSQFEQHLRAVLDLPLGDTATRAPWTVMVNVLGGPSAGDLTDAYPKALADQPNVKVHNYGKEPRPGRKIGHVTATGDELDEAAFEARSVAALLGSDISIAP from the coding sequence GTGAGCTTGCGCGTAGGAGTAATTGGTGGTGGCCAGCTGGCCAGGATGATGGTTCCGGCGGCGGTGAACCTGGGCATCGATCTGCGTGTTCTCGCCGAAGCAGAGGGGTCGCCCGCCCAACTGGCCGCCACAGCGGTCGGCGATTACCGCGATCTGGCCACCGTGCTGGAGTTCGCGAAGACAGTCGATGTGATCACGTTCGACCATGAGCATGTGCCTGAAGAAATTCTCAGGGAACTGGTCTCCGCAGGGCACTCGGTGCACCCCGGGCCAGACGCCCTGCGCTTCGCGCAGGACAAACTCGCCATGCGCCGCCGGCTCTCTGAGCTCGGTGTCCCCGTGCCCGACTGGGCAGAAGTCCGCTCCGAAGACGAACTTGCCGCCTTTCTCGAGGATCACGACGGGCACGCGGTTCTGAAGACCGCCCGCGGTGGTTACGACGGCAAGGGCGTGCGCCTCATCCGCGATGTCGGCGAGTCGACAGACTGGTTCCGCATTCTCGACGAAGACGGTCGCGGGGGCTCTCTCCTGGTGGAGGAGCTTGTCGACTTCCGCCGGGAGCTCGCCCAGCTGGTGGCCCGCCGCCCCTCCGGCGAGACCAGGCTCTGGCCCGTCGTCGAGACCGTGCAGCGCCACGGCGTGTGCAGCGAAGTGTTCGCACCTGCACCCGGCACCACCAGCCGTCTGGTCGACCTCGCAGCCTCGATCGCCGTCACCATCGCCGAGAGTCTCGATGTGACCGGCGTGCTCGCGGTTGAACTCTTCGAGACGACGGATGACCGGCTGCTGGTCAACGAACTCGCGATGCGCCCCCACAACAGCGGTCACTGGAGCATCGAGGGCAGCGTGACCAGCCAGTTCGAGCAGCACCTGCGTGCCGTGCTCGACCTGCCCCTCGGCGACACCGCAACCAGGGCGCCCTGGACGGTCATGGTGAACGTGCTCGGCGGCCCCTCCGCCGGCGACCTCACCGATGCGTACCCGAAGGCCCTCGCAGACCAGCCGAACGTCAAAGTCCACAACTACGGCAAAGAGCCGCGGCCCGGCCGAAAGATCGGGCACGTCACGGCAACGGGCGACGAGCTTGACGAAGCAGCTTTCGAAGCACGCTCCGTCGCAGCCCTGCTGGGTTCAGACATTAGCATTGCCCCATGA